CGGCCTCGGTTACCCCGCCAACGGGTACGCGGGCGCCCTGCTCGCCGCCGCCGGCGCCGCACTGGCGATCCTGCTGCGCCCCCGCGCGGCCGGCAACCGTGCACGCACCGGGCCGCCGGCGCACCGCACCGCCGCGGACGACGGCACGGTCACCGCGGGCGGATCGGCCGCCCGCGGCTGACCGCACGTGCCCGGCGGCGTCGCGCCTACGCCGTCGCGCGGCGCAGGCGTTGGCGGTAGCGGAGCGGGGACTCGCCGGTCTCGCGTTTGAAGGCCGTGCTGAACGCGCTCTCCGAGGCGTATCCCAGGTGGCCGGCCAGCGCTCCCACGCCGACGTCGCTGTCGCGGAGCGCGCGCTGGGCGTGCAGCATGCGCCAGCGGCTCATGTACGCGACCGGCGGCATGCCCGCGACCGTGCGGAACCGTTCGGCGAACGACGTGCGGGACATCGACGCGGCCCGGGCCAGTTCGTCGACGCTCGGGCGGCGGGCCGGTTCGCCGTGCATCAGCGCGAGCGTGGGGCGCAGCTGTTCGTCGGTGGACACGCGCAGCCAGCCGGGCGGCAGGTCGGTCTGGTGCATGTAGGCGCGCAGCAGCTCGAGCACGAACAGCTGCCCGTACTGCCGCATGGCGAACGTGGAGCCGACGCGGTCGGCGAGCAGTTCCTCGAACAGCCGGTCGAGGACGCGCCGCACACCGGTCGCGGCGGCCGCGGCCGCGCGCACGTGCGCCACGGGGGGCAGCACCGGCGCGAGCAGCGCGTGACCGGCCGGGTTGAGGTCGACGTGGCCGCCGACCATGATGTCGTCGGCGTCCGTGGCGGAGCCGAACAGCGCCAGCACGTCGTCGTTGACGTCGACCTCCTCGATGACGCGGCGGGGCAGCCCGTCCGGCGTGACGCTCTCCAGCCGTACGCCGTCCTGGTGGTTGAGCACGACGACGTCGCCGGCGGTCAGGTCGACCGGCGCGTCCAGGCCGGCGGCGTGGACGCGCATCCCGCCGCGGACGACGGCCATGAACTTCAG
This genomic window from Catenuloplanes niger contains:
- a CDS encoding helix-turn-helix domain-containing protein, translating into MRPGDPLSEVLDLVDVRGVVSGGAAVSGAWMSPEMDMSSALKFMAVVRGGMRVHAAGLDAPVDLTAGDVVVLNHQDGVRLESVTPDGLPRRVIEEVDVNDDVLALFGSATDADDIMVGGHVDLNPAGHALLAPVLPPVAHVRAAAAAATGVRRVLDRLFEELLADRVGSTFAMRQYGQLFVLELLRAYMHQTDLPPGWLRVSTDEQLRPTLALMHGEPARRPSVDELARAASMSRTSFAERFRTVAGMPPVAYMSRWRMLHAQRALRDSDVGVGALAGHLGYASESAFSTAFKRETGESPLRYRQRLRRATA